One Thermus thermamylovorans genomic window, GCCAGGCGGGAAGCCTCATCCTGGAGGCGGCGGAGAGGGCCCGGGTGCCCGCAGGGGGGGCCTTGGCCGTGGACCGGGAGGAGTTCAGCCGGTACATCACCGAGCGGCTTACGGGGCACCCCCTGGTGGAGGTGGTGCGGGAGGAGGTGGCGGAAATCCCCTCTGGGATCACCCTCCTGGCCACGGGGCCCCTCACCTCGGACGCCCTTTCCGAGGCCATCAAGCGCCGCTTTGGCGACCACTTCCTGGCCTACTACGACGCGGCAAGCCCCATCGTCCTCCACGAGGGCATCGACCTCACGAAGTGCTTCCGCGCCGGGCGCTACGCCCAGGAGGCGGACTACCTCAACTGCCCCCTCACGGAGGAGGAGTACCGCCGCTTTTACCAGGCCCTCCTCGAGGCCCAGCGGCACACCCCCCATGAATGGGAAAACCTCCAGTACTTTGAGGCCTGCGTGCCCGTGGAGGAGCTGGCCCGCCGGGGCTACGGGACCCTCCTCTTTGGCCCCATGAAGCCCGTGGGGCTCAAGGACCCTAGGACGGGGAAGGAGCCTTTCGCCGTGGTGCAGCTAAGGCAGGAGGACAAGGCGGGGCGGATGTGGAGCCTGGTGGGCTTCCAGACGGGGCTCAGGTGGCCCGAGCAGAGGCGCCTCATCCAGATGATCCCGGGGTTGGAGAACGCCGAGATCGTGCGCTACGGGGTCATGCACCGCAACACCTACCTGAACGCCCCCCTTCTCCTCCGGGAGACCCTGGAGTTCCGGGAAGCCCCGGGCCTCTTTGCCGCTGGCGTGCTGGCCGGGGTGGAGGGGTATTTGGAAAGCGCCGCCACCGGGTTTCTGGCGGGCCTGAACGCCGCCCGGCGGGCCCTGGGCCTCCCTTCCGTGGTCCCGCCTGAGGAAAGCCTGCTGGGCGGGCTGGTGCGCTTCCTGGCCACGGCCAACCCGGAGAACTTCCAGCCCATGAACGCCAACTGGGGCCTGGTGCCCCCGGTGGAGGGGCGGCTTGGCAAGAGGGAAAAGCGGGAGGCCATGTACCGCAGGGGTCTTTTGGCCTTCGCCCGCTGGCTTCAGGCCCTAGAGCCCCCCCTTCCCGGGGCCAGGCCCCTGGCCCAGGTGGCCCAGGGCGCGTAGGGCCTCGAGGGCCACGGCCTTCTCGTCCCAGGGGAGGGCCAGGGTGCCCCGCTCCAGGGTGTGCTCGTGCCCCTTGCCCGCGAGGAGCACGGTGTCCCCCTCCTGGGCCTCGGCCAGGGCGCGGAAGATGGCCTCCTTGCGGTCGGGGACGAGCTCGTAGGTGCCCCCTTCCCGCTCCGCCGCCTGGGCCAGGGCCTGCAGGATGCCCCCCAGGTCCTCCGTGCGGTGGTCTTCCTCGGTGAAGAAGGCCTTGTCGGCAAGCCTGGCCGCCACCCGCCCAATGTCCTCCCGCCGCCTCGGGTCCCGCTCCCCCGCCGCCCCCACCACCAGGAGAAGCCTTCCCCGGGTGGTGGCCCGCAGGGTTTTCAGGGCGGCTTCCAGGCTCTTCCCCGTGTGGGCGAAGTCGATGACCACCCGGAAGGGCTCCTTCTGCACCACCTCCATCCGCCCCGGCACCCCCCTGAAGGTGGCGAGGCCCTCGAGGACCCCCTCCAGGGGCAGCCCATGGGCCAGGGCGGCGGCGCTGGCCGCCAGGGCGTTTTCCAGGTTGTAGGCCCCCAGCATGGGCAAGAAGGCCTCCCCCGAGCCCCAGGGGGTGTGGAGGGTGAAGCGGAGGCCCCCCGCCTCCTCCCGCAGGCCCTCCCCCCAGACCTCCCCCCCGGGCCCGAAGAGGAGGTGGGGCCGCGCCCGGAGGCGCTCCAGGTGGGGTAGGGCGGCGTTCAGGACCGCAAGCTCCGCCCGCTCCACCAGGAGGGCTTTGGCCCCGAAGTAGGCCTCCGGGGTGCCGTGGAAGTCCAGGTGGTCGTCGGGGTAGAAGCTCACGAAAACCCCGATCCGGAAGGTGAGGCCTTCCACCCGCTTGAGGGCCAGGGCGTGGCTACTGACCTCCAGGACCCCCGCCTTCAGGCCCCGGTCCGCCGCCTCCCGCAAGAAGGCGTAGACCTCGGGGGCCTCGGGGGTGGTGAAGTGGCCCAAGGGGGGGCGGGCCTCTTCCCCCAGGCGCAAGCCCAAGGTGGAGAGGAGGGCGGCCCCTCCTCCGCCAGCCTGCAGGAGGTGGTGGAGGAGGCTGGCCGTGGTGCTCTTGCCCTTGGAGCCGGTGACGCCGAGGAGGGCCAGCCTCCGGTCGGGCTCGCCGTGGAGGCGCCGGGAGAGGTGGGCCAAGGCCTCCCGGGCGTCCCTTACCCGCAGGTAGGGCACGGGAAGGGCGAGCGCCCTTTCCCCCACCACGGCGATGGCGCCCCTTTTGAGGGCCTCCGGGATGAAGTCGTGCCCGTCCAGGGGCTTGCGGTGGGGGAGGGGTATTCCGGGCACGGCCACGAAGACGAAGCCCTCCTCCACCCGCCTCGAGTCCAGGGCGATCCCCCGCACCTCCAGGGGTGGGGCCTTTAGGCCAAAGGGGGCGAAGAGTTCTGCAAGGGTCATGGCCGGATCCGGGAGCGCAGGGCGGCGATGATGGCCTCGCGGTCTTCCGCCCTTTCCACGAAGTCTACCCGGTCCGCCTCCACCACGTAGACGGGGGAAAGCTCCCAGGAGGCGATGAGCTCCTCGTAGAGGGCGTTCAGGCCCAGGAGGTAGCGGTCGGGGAGGCTCTGCTCGAAGGGGCGCCCCCGCTTCCTGATGCGCTCCCGCAGGGTGGGAAGGTCTGCCCGCAGGTAGATGAGGAGGTCGGGCTTGCGCAGGGCCGGGGCCACGCTGTGGAAGAGGTCCAGGTAGGTCCGCCAGTCCCGCTCCTTCAGGTGCCCCTCCCGGTACAGGTTCTGGGCGAAGACGAAGGCGTCCTCGTAGACCGTGCGGTCCTGCACCACGGCCCTCGCCCCGTTCACCTCCAGGAGGTGCTGGCGCAGCCTGCGGGCCAGGAAGAAGACCTGGGAGTGGAAGGCGTAGGCCCCCATCTCCCGGTAGAAGTCCTCCAGGTAGGGGTTCTCGCTCACCGCCTCGTACACCGGCCGGAGGCCGAAGGCCTCCGCCAGGAGGGCGGTGAGGGAGCTTTTGCCGCTCCCGATGTTGCCGGCGATGGCCAGGTACATGGCTAGAGGGGGAGGTGCTGCCGCACCAGCTCCACCACCCGCTCCCGGTGGGGGCCTGCCTCGGTGTAGTCCAGCCCTTCCGTGGGGAGGACCAGGAGGGGGTGGGGGTAGCGGGCGAAGTGGCGCTCGTAGGCCTGGGAGAGGGCCTCCAGGTAACCGGGGTCCATGCCCTTCTCGAAGGGACGCCCCCGCTTCCTGATGCGCTCCAGGAGGACGGGCACCGGGGCCTTGAGGTAGACGGTGAGGTCCGGCGGGGGGAGCCTTGGGGAAAGCTCCCGGTAGAGGTCCAAGTAGAGGTCCCACTCGGGGCCCTCGAGGTTCAGGCTGGCGAAGATGGCGTCCTTGTCGAAGAGGTAGTCCGCCACCACCCCGCCGAAGAGGGGCCTTTCCCGGAGGGGGGCGAGCTGGCGGTAGCGGGAGAGGAGGAAGAAGACCTGGGTCTTGAAGGCGTAGCCCCTGGGATCCCCGTAGAAGAGGGGCAGGAAGGGGTTCTCCTCCACCACCTCCAGGAGGGGCTCCGCGCCCAGGCGCTCCGCCAGAAGCCGGGCCAAGGTGGTCTTGCCCGCGCCGATGGGGCCCTCGATGGCGATGTACACGCCCATATCCTTACCGGCGGTCCGTCTTCCCGCAAGGTCCTACCTGCGGGGCCGGGCCACCATGGTGAGGGTGACCTCCAGCCTGCGCCCCTCCCGCCACAGGGTGAGGCGCACCCGGTCCCCGGGGCGGTAGCGGGCGATGAGGCGCACCACCTCGGCCTTGCCCTGGACGGGCTGGCCGTCTACCGCCAGGATCACGTCCCCCAGGACCAGAAGCCTCCCCTGGGCGTCCCGTTGTGCCCCGCGGAGGCCGGCGCGGGCCGCAGGCCCCCCGGGCTCCACCCGGTCCACCATGGCCCCCTGGGCGGTGGTGAGGCCCACCGCCCGCAGGAGGACGGGGGGCAGCTCGTCCAGGCTGATGAGGCTCGCCCCCAGCCAGCCCCGCTGGGGGATACCGAAGCGCTCCAGGTCCTGGACGCTTTGGGCCACCAACTCCCCCGGCACCGCTACCCCGATCCCCCCGAGCCCCGAGGGTCCCCCGATCACATCCGCCACCACCCCGATCACCTCCCCCTGCAGGCTCATGAGGGGGCTGCCGGAGTTGCCCACGGTGAGGGGGGCGTCGGTGAAGAGGTACTCCCCCACCTCCG contains:
- the trmFO gene encoding methylenetetrahydrofolate--tRNA-(uracil(54)-C(5))-methyltransferase (FADH(2)-oxidizing) TrmFO; its protein translation is MERVNVVGGGLAGSEAAWTLARLGVPVRLWEMRPKRMTPAHATGGLAEIVCSNSLGGEGPTNAKGLLQAEMRQAGSLILEAAERARVPAGGALAVDREEFSRYITERLTGHPLVEVVREEVAEIPSGITLLATGPLTSDALSEAIKRRFGDHFLAYYDAASPIVLHEGIDLTKCFRAGRYAQEADYLNCPLTEEEYRRFYQALLEAQRHTPHEWENLQYFEACVPVEELARRGYGTLLFGPMKPVGLKDPRTGKEPFAVVQLRQEDKAGRMWSLVGFQTGLRWPEQRRLIQMIPGLENAEIVRYGVMHRNTYLNAPLLLRETLEFREAPGLFAAGVLAGVEGYLESAATGFLAGLNAARRALGLPSVVPPEESLLGGLVRFLATANPENFQPMNANWGLVPPVEGRLGKREKREAMYRRGLLAFARWLQALEPPLPGARPLAQVAQGA
- a CDS encoding Mur ligase family protein, producing MTLAELFAPFGLKAPPLEVRGIALDSRRVEEGFVFVAVPGIPLPHRKPLDGHDFIPEALKRGAIAVVGERALALPVPYLRVRDAREALAHLSRRLHGEPDRRLALLGVTGSKGKSTTASLLHHLLQAGGGGAALLSTLGLRLGEEARPPLGHFTTPEAPEVYAFLREAADRGLKAGVLEVSSHALALKRVEGLTFRIGVFVSFYPDDHLDFHGTPEAYFGAKALLVERAELAVLNAALPHLERLRARPHLLFGPGGEVWGEGLREEAGGLRFTLHTPWGSGEAFLPMLGAYNLENALAASAAALAHGLPLEGVLEGLATFRGVPGRMEVVQKEPFRVVIDFAHTGKSLEAALKTLRATTRGRLLLVVGAAGERDPRRREDIGRVAARLADKAFFTEEDHRTEDLGGILQALAQAAEREGGTYELVPDRKEAIFRALAEAQEGDTVLLAGKGHEHTLERGTLALPWDEKAVALEALRALGHLGQGPGPGKGGL
- a CDS encoding deoxynucleoside kinase, with amino-acid sequence MYLAIAGNIGSGKSSLTALLAEAFGLRPVYEAVSENPYLEDFYREMGAYAFHSQVFFLARRLRQHLLEVNGARAVVQDRTVYEDAFVFAQNLYREGHLKERDWRTYLDLFHSVAPALRKPDLLIYLRADLPTLRERIRKRGRPFEQSLPDRYLLGLNALYEELIASWELSPVYVVEADRVDFVERAEDREAIIAALRSRIRP
- a CDS encoding deoxynucleoside kinase — translated: MYIAIEGPIGAGKTTLARLLAERLGAEPLLEVVEENPFLPLFYGDPRGYAFKTQVFFLLSRYRQLAPLRERPLFGGVVADYLFDKDAIFASLNLEGPEWDLYLDLYRELSPRLPPPDLTVYLKAPVPVLLERIRKRGRPFEKGMDPGYLEALSQAYERHFARYPHPLLVLPTEGLDYTEAGPHRERVVELVRQHLPL
- a CDS encoding S1C family serine protease produces the protein MRWGLLLLLPLLALGQRLVSPEEVARSQAIARALPAVVRVQGTSLAPGEGEVVGTGFFVSPFRVVTNYHVVRDLADLTVRLADGRTFPAERFAVDPGIDIALLTVRGAQAPGVLAFSRTPTRSLVLGMGVVLVGFPFGQGPLASYGILSGIGPLEVPTPDPSVGAEVGEYLFTDAPLTVGNSGSPLMSLQGEVIGVVADVIGGPSGLGGIGVAVPGELVAQSVQDLERFGIPQRGWLGASLISLDELPPVLLRAVGLTTAQGAMVDRVEPGGPAARAGLRGAQRDAQGRLLVLGDVILAVDGQPVQGKAEVVRLIARYRPGDRVRLTLWREGRRLEVTLTMVARPRR